One Alicyclobacillus acidoterrestris DNA window includes the following coding sequences:
- a CDS encoding tetratricopeptide repeat protein, with amino-acid sequence MDTRHFRKSSSNGSSNVIAMNFDAAYFFERGVRFLQRNDLNKALKAFRKTVEYEPNNPINYCNLAGVYSEMGDFEASNQLLEHVLCDLDPNMTECQFYLANNYANMGKYDAAEEYVLRYLDADPNGEYADDAEEMLGVLLDEFGGGRALEKWQEEKRKLDAEQAAKDGRYFLENGQFEAAVEWLEAVIKEEPENYAAYNNLCLAYYYTGQHDKALALADDVLHRQPDNLHALCNRAILVKHFGWKDVLDAAAEPLCKVFPLHYDLAMKVGTTLGIIGYHADAFEKFRRLMRLTAQADPVLIHATAAAAANCENWAVAERYWQMLARESEYQAVAEHYLRRLQEVRANHTAQLRVSYQLDLPVEEQLAVVKDKLKDPKMEAWRRDPLLRASLYWGLRHGNHETRRRVIRALAVVADDDAEKALQLFVGRRDIDDTLRLYAIVALKRIGARGKVRLSGDAEEVAIEQINPDVIFELNPSWREVWQRAEAWLEKENLQRLVPEAKRLWLTYLYDMFLHVHRRIGKADIWVAGLLYITLRYFGVPIVQRELAEEFSVAASSIRKCSARLEQSLFTSGI; translated from the coding sequence ATGGACACTCGTCATTTTCGCAAATCGTCCAGCAATGGAAGCAGCAACGTCATCGCGATGAACTTTGACGCGGCGTACTTCTTTGAGCGGGGCGTCCGCTTCCTGCAGCGGAATGATTTGAACAAGGCCCTCAAAGCATTTCGAAAAACCGTTGAATATGAGCCAAACAATCCCATTAATTATTGCAATTTAGCAGGCGTGTACTCGGAAATGGGTGATTTCGAAGCTTCGAATCAACTGCTCGAGCACGTACTTTGCGATTTAGATCCCAATATGACTGAATGCCAGTTTTACCTTGCCAACAACTATGCAAACATGGGCAAGTACGACGCGGCGGAGGAATATGTGCTTCGCTATCTCGACGCAGACCCGAATGGTGAGTACGCGGACGACGCGGAAGAGATGCTCGGCGTGCTCCTCGACGAATTCGGCGGCGGCCGTGCACTCGAGAAATGGCAAGAGGAAAAGCGGAAACTCGATGCGGAACAAGCGGCAAAAGACGGGCGATACTTCTTGGAAAACGGGCAGTTTGAAGCCGCAGTTGAGTGGCTTGAAGCCGTCATCAAGGAAGAGCCGGAAAATTACGCTGCGTACAACAACTTGTGTTTGGCCTACTACTATACTGGTCAACACGACAAGGCACTCGCGCTCGCGGACGACGTTTTGCACCGACAGCCGGATAACTTACACGCGCTGTGCAATCGTGCGATTCTCGTCAAGCATTTCGGCTGGAAGGACGTCCTAGATGCCGCTGCCGAACCGCTCTGCAAAGTGTTCCCACTACATTATGACTTGGCGATGAAGGTGGGGACCACACTCGGCATCATCGGCTATCACGCCGACGCCTTTGAAAAGTTCCGGCGCTTGATGCGCCTGACTGCGCAGGCTGACCCTGTACTCATTCACGCGACTGCCGCCGCTGCAGCGAACTGCGAAAACTGGGCCGTCGCTGAGCGCTATTGGCAAATGCTCGCGCGGGAGTCCGAATATCAGGCAGTGGCTGAACATTATTTGCGGCGGTTGCAGGAAGTCCGCGCCAACCACACCGCGCAGCTGCGCGTGAGCTACCAGTTAGACTTGCCAGTTGAGGAGCAACTGGCGGTGGTCAAGGATAAGCTCAAGGACCCGAAGATGGAGGCTTGGCGTCGTGATCCGCTTTTGCGAGCCTCGTTGTACTGGGGGCTTAGACATGGGAACCACGAGACGAGACGCCGGGTGATTCGAGCGCTCGCGGTGGTAGCCGATGACGACGCGGAGAAGGCCTTGCAACTGTTTGTCGGTCGACGCGATATCGATGATACGCTGCGATTATATGCAATTGTGGCGCTGAAGCGAATCGGAGCGCGGGGCAAAGTCCGCCTCAGCGGGGATGCGGAAGAGGTGGCGATTGAGCAGATTAACCCAGATGTCATCTTCGAACTGAACCCGAGTTGGCGAGAAGTGTGGCAGCGGGCCGAGGCGTGGCTTGAGAAGGAAAATTTGCAAAGGCTCGTGCCAGAGGCGAAGCGGCTTTGGCTTACGTATTTGTACGACATGTTCCTGCATGTCCACCGGCGGATTGGCAAAGCCGATATTTGGGTGGCTGGATTGCTCTATATCACGCTGCGGTATTTTGGTGTGCCGATTGTGCAAAGAGAGCTTGCAGAGGAGTTTTCCGTGGCGGCCTCGTCCATCCGCAAGTGCAGTGCACGATTGGAACAGTCGCTTTTCACGTCAGGCATCTGA
- a CDS encoding NUDIX domain-containing protein, with product MQLIVNCFVPWQDGFVMLQKPRRGWWYLPGGKVEDNELWRQAAMREFSEESGLQLADATLCGIYRVQVAAGSDTAAKDRLIAQFIGHGASGTLALDHREGKLAVIRPEQLPQLPMDEGDRLMIRHTLAAHTRQDPVVFFGHFTYDADHQVQHWTIDPEGYLATT from the coding sequence GTGCAGCTGATTGTGAATTGCTTCGTTCCATGGCAAGACGGATTTGTGATGTTACAAAAACCTCGCCGGGGTTGGTGGTACTTGCCAGGGGGAAAAGTGGAAGATAATGAGCTGTGGCGACAGGCGGCCATGCGTGAATTCTCGGAGGAATCCGGTTTGCAATTGGCAGATGCGACGCTGTGTGGAATCTACCGGGTGCAGGTGGCGGCCGGATCGGACACGGCGGCAAAAGATCGCCTGATTGCCCAGTTTATCGGGCACGGCGCATCAGGAACACTGGCGCTGGACCACCGCGAGGGGAAGTTGGCGGTCATTCGACCAGAGCAATTGCCGCAGTTGCCGATGGATGAGGGCGATAGGTTGATGATTCGGCACACACTCGCTGCGCATACACGCCAAGATCCGGTCGTATTTTTTGGACACTTTACATATGATGCAGACCATCAGGTTCAACATTGGACGATTGATCCAGAAGGCTATCTCGCAACGACTTGA
- the argS gene encoding arginine--tRNA ligase, translating into MKAVKATIAKALVPATGLTEDELVQMLEYPPNPELGDLALPCFKLAKSLRKNPNEIAQTLATTLVQIPEVASAAPAGGFLNISLARLPFAKAIVDVAVQDVHALFSADRHTGHRAAVDYSSPNIAKPFGVGHLRSTIIGESIVRLMREDGYDVIGINHLGDWGTQFGKTIAAYLKWGDEETVRANPVRELFKLYVKFHEEAERNPSLEEEGRYWFKQLEDGNPQAVKLWQWFIDESLKVFRKTYDLLNVSFDHYLGESFYNDKMDAIVDELIADNLLVEDQGAEVVDLSAYDMPPCIIKKSDGTSIYATRDLAAAAYRHDQLGADTLVYVVGGEQKLHFQQLFKVLELMGKPYASRAVHVSFGLMKFNGARLSTRRGHVVYLEDVLAKAIDEARKIIEAKNPTLANKDQVAKSVGVGAVVFNDLKTYRLHEVDFRYEDVLNFDGETGPYVQYTHARASSVLRKAGGDVDTLTFPAPAGATDDAHALNDTEWALVLQLGQANEALNRAVDEYDPSVMARYTLQLCHAFNRFYHHNPILQSDPEDRARRLALTLATRKVLAKALYLIGIDAPDEM; encoded by the coding sequence GTGAAAGCGGTCAAGGCCACCATAGCCAAAGCACTTGTGCCCGCAACGGGCCTCACTGAAGACGAACTCGTGCAAATGCTCGAGTACCCACCAAACCCAGAACTTGGCGATCTCGCCCTACCCTGCTTCAAACTCGCCAAATCGCTGCGCAAGAACCCAAATGAAATCGCGCAGACGCTGGCAACAACACTGGTGCAGATTCCAGAAGTGGCATCTGCGGCGCCAGCTGGCGGATTCCTGAATATCTCGCTTGCCCGCCTGCCCTTTGCGAAGGCCATCGTCGATGTCGCGGTGCAAGATGTTCACGCGTTGTTTTCGGCGGATCGACATACAGGCCATAGGGCGGCCGTCGACTACTCGTCCCCGAACATCGCCAAACCGTTCGGCGTCGGGCACCTTCGCTCGACCATCATCGGCGAGTCCATCGTCCGGCTGATGCGCGAGGACGGATACGACGTCATTGGCATCAATCACTTGGGCGACTGGGGCACGCAATTCGGCAAGACCATCGCCGCGTATCTCAAGTGGGGCGACGAAGAAACCGTACGCGCAAACCCAGTGCGCGAGTTGTTCAAGTTGTACGTCAAGTTCCACGAAGAGGCCGAGCGGAATCCATCCCTCGAAGAAGAAGGGCGCTACTGGTTCAAACAGCTAGAGGACGGTAACCCGCAAGCGGTGAAACTCTGGCAGTGGTTTATCGACGAAAGCCTGAAGGTGTTCCGGAAGACGTACGATTTACTCAACGTCTCATTCGATCACTATCTTGGAGAAAGTTTTTACAACGACAAGATGGACGCAATTGTCGACGAGTTAATCGCCGACAATCTGTTAGTCGAGGACCAAGGGGCAGAGGTCGTCGATCTCTCCGCCTACGACATGCCCCCGTGCATCATCAAAAAATCGGACGGCACGTCGATTTACGCGACACGCGACCTGGCGGCCGCTGCCTATCGCCACGATCAACTCGGGGCGGACACACTGGTCTACGTCGTCGGCGGCGAGCAAAAGCTGCACTTCCAACAGTTGTTCAAGGTTCTCGAGCTGATGGGCAAACCTTACGCATCGCGCGCCGTCCACGTCAGCTTCGGCCTCATGAAGTTCAACGGCGCACGCCTGTCGACCCGGCGTGGTCACGTCGTCTATCTCGAAGACGTGCTGGCCAAAGCTATCGACGAAGCGCGCAAAATTATCGAGGCCAAAAATCCGACCCTCGCCAACAAGGACCAGGTGGCAAAAAGTGTGGGCGTCGGCGCAGTCGTCTTCAACGACCTGAAGACGTACCGTTTGCACGAAGTGGATTTCCGCTACGAGGACGTGCTCAACTTCGACGGCGAGACAGGTCCGTACGTTCAATACACGCACGCGCGCGCTTCAAGTGTCCTGCGCAAAGCTGGGGGCGACGTCGACACGCTCACCTTCCCGGCACCAGCAGGCGCAACCGACGACGCGCACGCGCTCAACGACACCGAATGGGCACTCGTGCTGCAACTCGGCCAGGCGAACGAGGCGCTCAACCGCGCCGTTGACGAGTACGATCCGTCCGTCATGGCCCGCTACACCCTGCAGCTGTGTCACGCGTTCAACCGGTTCTACCACCACAACCCCATCCTCCAATCCGATCCGGAGGACAGGGCACGCCGGCTAGCCCTCACGCTCGCCACGCGCAAGGTGTTGGCCAAGGCGTTGTATCTCATCGGGATCGACGCGCCAGACGAGATGTAA